One window from the genome of Diceros bicornis minor isolate mBicDic1 chromosome 1, mDicBic1.mat.cur, whole genome shotgun sequence encodes:
- the FAM53C gene encoding protein FAM53C, whose protein sequence is MITLITEQLQKQTLDELKCTRFSISLPLPDHADISNCGNPFQLVSEGASWRGLPHCSCAEFQDSLNLSYHPSGLSLHLRPPSRGSSPKEQQPLSQVLSPEPPDPEKLPVPPAPPSKRHCRSLSVPVDLSRWQPVWRPAPSKLWTPIKHRGSGGGGGPQVPHQSPPKRVSSLRFLQAPSASSQCAPAHRPYSPPFFSLALAQDSSRPCAASPQSGSWESDAESLSPCPPQRRFSLSPSLGPQASRFLPSARSSPASSPELPWRPRGLRNLPRSRSQPCDLDARKAGVKRRHEEDPRRLRPSLDFDKMNQKPYSGGLCLQETAREGSSISPPWFMACSPPPLSASCSPIGGSSQVLSESEEEEEGAVRWGRQALSKRTLCQQDFGDLDLNLIEEN, encoded by the exons ATGATAACCCTGATCACTGAGCAGCTACAGAAGCAGACTCTGGATGAGCTGAAATGCACACGCTTCAGCATCAGTCTG cCTTTGCCTGATCATGCAGACATCTCCAATTGTGGGAACCCTTTCCAGCTTGTGTCTG AAGGTGCTTCCTGGAGGGGCCTGCCCCACTGTTCCTGTGCTGAGTTCCAGGACAGCCTCAACCTCAGCTACCACCCCTCTGGCTTAAGCCTGCACCTCAGACCACCCAGCCGGGGAAGTTCCCCAAAGGAGCAGCAGCCCCTCTCCCAAGTCCTAAGCCCTGAGCCCCCAGACCCAGAGAAGCTTCCTGTGCCCCCTGCTCCTCCATCCAAGAGGCACTGCCGCTCACTCTCAGTGCCCGTGGACCTGTCTCGCTGGCAGCCAGTGTGGCGGCCCGCCCCCTCCAAGCTGTGGACTCCCATCAAGCAccggggcagtggtggagggggTGGGCCGCAGGTGCCTCACCAGAGCCCCCCAAAGCGGGTCTCCAGCCTCAGGTTCCTCCAAGCTCCCAGTGCCTCTTCTCAATGTGCCCCAGCTCACAGACCCTACAGCCCCCCTTTCTTCAGCCTGGCCCTGGCCCAAGATTCCTCTCGACCTTGTGCCGCCTCCCCACAAAGTGGCTCCTGGGAGAGTGATGCTGAGTCCCTGTCACCTTGCCCACCCCAGCGCCGCTTCTCTCTGTCACCCAGCCTGGGCCCACAGGCAAGCCGCTTCTTGCCCTCTGCCCGGAGTTCCCCCGCGTCCTCCCCAGAGCTGCCCTGGCGACCTCGAGGCCTCCGGAATCTTCCCCGAAGCCGCTCACAGCCTTGTGATCTGGATGCCCGCAAAGCTGGGGTCAAGCGGCGCCATGAGGAGGATCCCCGGCGGCTGCGGCCTTCCTTGGACTTTGACAAGATGAATCAG AAACCATACTCAGGAGGTCTCTGTCTCCAAGAAACAGCCCGGGAAGGCAGCAGCATCTCTCCACCATGGTTCATGGCCTGTAGCCCCCCACCCCTCTCTGCTTCCTGCAGCCCCATTGGGGGTTCCTCCCAGGTGCTGAGTGAAAgcgaagaggaagaggagggggctgTGCGGTGGGGGCGGCAGGCGCTGAGCAAGCGGACACTGTGCCAGCAGGACTTTGGGGACCTGGACTTGAATCTGATTGAGGAGAACTAA